The following coding sequences lie in one Thermosulfuriphilus ammonigenes genomic window:
- a CDS encoding aspartate aminotransferase family protein has product MGIIVDRGEIYVARTYQRFPVAFVRGQGSRLWDEEGREYLDFVSGIAVCALGHCPEVVVEAIKDQAQRLLHTSNLYWTAPQTEVAQILCENSFADRVFFVNSGAEAVEAAFKCARRYSYQKYGPGRHEIIALWHSFHGRTMGALSLTGQRKYWEGFEPLVPGVKHVPPEDISALTEAIGPATCAVILEPIQGEGGVRPLSADYLLEVRRLCDEHDLVLIFDEIQVGLGRTGHLFAYQGLGIEPDLLTLAKALGGGLPIGALLGRERVMSALVPGSHASTFGGNPVACAAAKAVLETLLGPDFLDEVRLKGAQLAKALERLRRDFPELVLDVRGRGLIWGLELSFPAKELADRLFERRILTVPAGEKVLRFLPPLTVAYREIDAVVAAVKEVLGERGS; this is encoded by the coding sequence GTGGGCATCATCGTTGACCGAGGGGAGATCTATGTGGCCAGGACTTACCAGCGCTTTCCGGTAGCCTTTGTCCGGGGGCAAGGGAGTCGTCTCTGGGACGAAGAGGGCCGGGAGTATTTGGATTTTGTCTCCGGGATTGCCGTTTGCGCTTTAGGGCACTGTCCAGAAGTGGTGGTTGAAGCCATCAAGGATCAGGCCCAGCGCCTCCTTCATACCTCCAATCTTTACTGGACTGCCCCTCAGACCGAAGTGGCCCAAATTCTGTGTGAGAATTCCTTTGCTGACCGGGTCTTCTTTGTTAATAGCGGGGCCGAGGCGGTAGAGGCCGCCTTTAAATGTGCCCGGCGCTACAGCTATCAGAAATATGGCCCGGGTCGCCATGAGATCATCGCCCTATGGCATTCCTTCCATGGCCGGACAATGGGGGCCCTCTCTCTTACCGGGCAGAGGAAATACTGGGAGGGCTTTGAGCCCCTGGTGCCGGGGGTCAAGCATGTCCCGCCTGAGGATATTTCGGCCTTGACCGAGGCTATCGGTCCGGCCACCTGCGCTGTAATCCTTGAGCCCATTCAGGGTGAGGGAGGGGTAAGACCCCTTTCGGCTGACTATCTGCTTGAGGTCCGCCGTCTTTGTGACGAGCACGATCTGGTTCTCATCTTCGACGAGATCCAGGTGGGGTTGGGGCGCACCGGCCATCTTTTTGCCTATCAGGGGCTGGGGATAGAGCCTGACCTCCTCACCCTGGCTAAGGCCCTCGGAGGGGGCCTTCCCATCGGGGCTCTCCTTGGTCGGGAGAGGGTTATGTCTGCCTTGGTTCCCGGCAGTCATGCCTCCACCTTTGGAGGTAATCCGGTGGCCTGTGCGGCGGCCAAGGCCGTACTGGAGACCCTCCTTGGCCCGGATTTTCTGGATGAAGTTCGTCTCAAGGGAGCCCAGCTGGCCAAGGCCCTGGAGAGACTAAGAAGAGACTTTCCGGAACTTGTTCTTGATGTCCGCGGTCGCGGTCTTATTTGGGGGCTGGAGCTCTCCTTTCCCGCCAAGGAGTTGGCTGATCGTCTCTTTGAGCGCCGGATACTTACTGTGCCTGCGGGAGAAAAGGTTTTACGATTTCTGCCTCCCCTTACCGTGGCCTACCGAGAGATTGATGCCGTAGTGGCCGCGGTGAAAGAGGTTCTTGGGGAGAGAGGCTCATGA
- the dapB gene encoding 4-hydroxy-tetrahydrodipicolinate reductase, with amino-acid sequence MVKAIVAGAAGRMGGRIIHNIVQTEGIELVGAFEHPQSPAVGKDVGEVVGLPKMGIVVEDSLEKVIEAGEVIIDFTFHEASLNHARINSKYGKAMVIGTTGFSKEELEEIHRLAQESFPLVQAYNMSTGINLLYKLVELTAQVLSEGFDIEIVEAHHRLKKDAPSGTAIALANVIAKVKGWDDSRFRFCRQGLIGERPEEEIGIQTIRGGDIVGEHTVFFAGIGERIELTHRASSRDTFARGAVRAAKWVVGQPKGVYDMHDVLGLK; translated from the coding sequence ATGGTTAAGGCTATCGTTGCCGGGGCCGCCGGTCGCATGGGTGGCCGCATAATCCACAATATCGTTCAGACCGAAGGAATCGAGCTGGTGGGAGCCTTTGAACACCCTCAATCCCCTGCAGTGGGTAAAGATGTAGGCGAGGTAGTGGGGCTCCCCAAAATGGGAATTGTTGTCGAGGATTCTCTAGAAAAGGTCATCGAGGCTGGGGAGGTGATCATCGACTTTACCTTTCATGAAGCCTCCCTTAATCACGCCCGTATAAACAGCAAATACGGCAAGGCCATGGTTATTGGGACCACAGGTTTCAGTAAGGAGGAATTAGAAGAGATTCACCGTCTGGCTCAAGAGTCCTTTCCTCTAGTTCAGGCCTACAATATGAGCACCGGTATTAACCTTCTTTACAAACTGGTGGAGTTGACAGCCCAGGTGCTCTCTGAGGGCTTTGATATTGAAATCGTTGAGGCCCATCATCGGCTAAAGAAAGACGCCCCTAGTGGTACGGCCATCGCCCTGGCCAATGTTATCGCCAAGGTGAAAGGCTGGGATGACTCTCGTTTTCGCTTCTGTCGGCAAGGGCTTATCGGTGAGCGCCCTGAAGAAGAGATCGGCATTCAGACTATCCGCGGAGGGGATATTGTCGGTGAGCACACGGTGTTTTTCGCCGGAATAGGTGAACGAATCGAACTCACCCATAGAGCCTCCAGCCGGGATACCTTTGCGCGAGGGGCAGTGCGGGCGGCCAAGTGGGTTGTTGGCCAGCCCAAAGGGGTCTATGACATGCATGATGTCCTGGGGCTTAAGTAA
- a CDS encoding DUF4412 domain-containing protein → MRNNIVFWFLFGLFLLGSSFAEAGMLIVQQSPSGEELTWACEGAKFRMGNKEVYTVMDADSQRIYTVMVKEREYTVSTAAEVRRQMEEMQKQLSRLKTLEKKFKGLGKLFGGKKEEKPQDSSSLGPKVTYKPTGDKKHIAGYKALKVLQLEDGHPVAELWVSEALAKDIAQACDYSKLEAMIKAMTPEGQQMAVYEKGRPRVGPFKGEGISGFPVKVVDMAQGKEILRLIKAEKKRLSSSYFKVPEGFKRLEVGKSGASPF, encoded by the coding sequence ATGAGAAATAATATTGTCTTTTGGTTTTTGTTCGGCCTCTTTTTACTGGGAAGCAGTTTTGCTGAAGCCGGCATGCTTATTGTTCAGCAGTCTCCTTCCGGTGAGGAGCTTACCTGGGCCTGTGAAGGGGCCAAGTTCCGGATGGGCAACAAAGAGGTCTATACCGTTATGGATGCCGACAGCCAGCGGATCTATACCGTCATGGTCAAGGAGCGAGAATATACCGTGTCCACCGCCGCCGAAGTCCGCAGGCAAATGGAGGAGATGCAAAAACAACTCTCCCGCCTGAAAACCCTGGAGAAAAAGTTTAAGGGTTTAGGAAAGCTATTTGGCGGGAAAAAAGAGGAAAAGCCCCAGGATTCATCTTCTCTGGGGCCCAAGGTCACCTATAAGCCAACCGGAGATAAAAAACATATTGCTGGTTATAAGGCCCTTAAGGTTCTCCAGCTGGAAGATGGCCATCCGGTAGCCGAACTCTGGGTCTCTGAGGCCCTGGCCAAAGATATCGCTCAGGCCTGCGACTACTCTAAGCTGGAGGCCATGATCAAGGCCATGACCCCCGAGGGGCAACAAATGGCTGTCTATGAGAAGGGGAGGCCCAGGGTAGGGCCTTTTAAGGGAGAGGGAATCTCTGGCTTTCCGGTTAAGGTGGTTGATATGGCCCAAGGTAAGGAGATTTTGCGCCTTATCAAGGCAGAGAAAAAGAGACTTTCCTCCTCTTATTTTAAAGTTCCTGAAGGCTTCAAGAGGCTGGAGGTTGGAAAGTCGGGGGCAAGTCCCTTTTAG
- the dapA gene encoding 4-hydroxy-tetrahydrodipicolinate synthase, with translation MARACKSKAKGCAKKKGSSKVFEGAIVAIVTPFKDGQVDEETYRQLIEWHIKSGTHGIVPVGTTGESATLSHDEHKKVIEICVDQVAGRVPVIAGAGSNNTAESLDLAKFAESVGADAVLMVTPYYNKPTQEGLYQHYKTVAEAIKIPIIVYNVPGRTSVNLLPETVARLAKIKNIVGIKEASGDLKQVSKIIQLCGPRFTVLSGDDPTAFPTMALGGRGVISVASNVIPKEMAQMMNYCLKGDWDKARRLHYKYFSLFTGLFIETNPVPAKTALHLMGKIPSPEVRLPLAPMSEANLEKLKEILSACKLI, from the coding sequence ATGGCCAGAGCATGTAAGTCCAAGGCAAAGGGGTGTGCCAAAAAGAAGGGAAGCAGCAAAGTATTTGAAGGGGCCATTGTGGCCATTGTAACTCCTTTTAAAGATGGGCAGGTAGACGAGGAAACCTACCGCCAACTCATTGAATGGCACATCAAAAGTGGCACTCACGGCATCGTTCCTGTGGGTACTACCGGTGAGTCGGCCACCCTCTCTCACGATGAGCATAAAAAGGTTATTGAAATCTGTGTTGATCAAGTGGCTGGCAGGGTGCCGGTGATTGCCGGGGCTGGCTCCAACAACACGGCTGAGTCTCTGGATCTGGCCAAATTCGCCGAATCTGTGGGGGCCGACGCCGTGCTTATGGTTACCCCTTACTACAACAAGCCCACTCAGGAGGGCCTTTACCAGCATTACAAGACAGTGGCCGAGGCCATCAAGATTCCGATCATCGTTTACAATGTCCCCGGCCGGACAAGTGTTAATCTTTTGCCAGAGACTGTAGCTCGACTGGCCAAGATCAAAAACATCGTTGGAATTAAGGAGGCCTCGGGGGATCTGAAACAGGTCTCCAAGATCATCCAGCTCTGTGGCCCCCGGTTTACCGTCCTCTCGGGCGACGATCCCACGGCCTTTCCTACCATGGCCCTTGGCGGCCGGGGAGTGATCTCCGTGGCCTCTAACGTTATTCCTAAGGAAATGGCCCAGATGATGAATTACTGCCTCAAGGGTGATTGGGATAAGGCCAGACGTCTCCACTATAAGTATTTTTCCCTTTTTACCGGGCTATTTATTGAGACCAATCCTGTGCCGGCTAAAACCGCCCTTCACCTTATGGGCAAGATTCCCTCTCCTGAGGTCCGTCTGCCCTTGGCTCCTATGAGTGAGGCCAACCTGGAGAAGCTCAAGGAGATTTTGTCTGCCTGTAAGCTTATCTAA
- the dapF gene encoding diaminopimelate epimerase produces the protein MLSFAKLSGSGNDFILIANMDRAIHPSAAPSLAKTLCRRGFSVGADGLILLEPATLAEAHFAWRFFNADGSEAEMCGNGGRCAARFAYVKGIAPAQMVFETGAGLVRAEVMGERVKLEMTPPRDLTLDRKLALAEKQIFYSFVNTGVPHVVVEVNDIDKAPLKELGPQIRFHPQFSPAGTNVNFVALDGERIFIRTYERGVEDETLACGTGACAAALVLGAKGQVSSPVEVVTRGGEILRVYFSLDAHGPKEVFLEGIARFIYQGKLFPEALSGLSL, from the coding sequence ATGCTTAGCTTTGCCAAGCTTTCCGGCAGTGGCAACGATTTTATCCTCATTGCCAACATGGACCGGGCCATTCACCCCTCAGCGGCTCCGAGCCTGGCCAAGACCCTTTGCCGGCGGGGGTTTTCTGTGGGGGCCGATGGTCTCATCCTCCTTGAGCCGGCCACCCTGGCTGAGGCTCACTTTGCCTGGCGCTTCTTTAATGCCGACGGTAGCGAGGCGGAGATGTGTGGAAACGGTGGACGTTGCGCCGCCAGGTTTGCCTACGTAAAGGGCATCGCTCCGGCCCAAATGGTCTTTGAGACCGGGGCGGGCCTTGTTCGGGCTGAGGTTATGGGTGAGCGGGTGAAACTGGAGATGACCCCTCCTCGAGATCTGACTTTAGACAGAAAACTGGCCTTGGCTGAGAAGCAGATCTTTTACAGCTTCGTCAATACCGGGGTCCCCCATGTAGTCGTTGAAGTAAACGATATAGATAAGGCCCCTCTTAAGGAGCTAGGCCCTCAGATTCGTTTCCATCCCCAGTTTTCTCCCGCAGGGACCAATGTCAATTTCGTCGCTTTAGATGGAGAGAGAATTTTTATCCGGACTTACGAAAGGGGTGTTGAGGACGAGACCCTGGCCTGCGGCACCGGGGCTTGTGCTGCCGCCTTGGTGTTGGGGGCCAAGGGACAGGTTTCTTCTCCGGTGGAGGTGGTCACCCGGGGAGGAGAGATTCTTCGGGTTTATTTTTCTCTTGATGCCCACGGTCCAAAAGAAGTATTCCTTGAGGGCATAGCCAGATTTATTTATCAGGGGAAGCTTTTTCCGGAGGCCCTCTCGGGTCTGAGTCTTTAA
- the lysA gene encoding diaminopimelate decarboxylase, which produces MHHFWYPRKELYCENVPVGEIIEKFGTPCYIYSLATLERHYQAFDQAFSSVGHLVCYSVKANSNLAILAALARLGAGADIVSGGELYRAIKAGIPASRIVFSGVGKTEAEIEAALKSDILMFNVESLQELELIGQMASRMGKEARVALRINPDVDPQTHPYISTGLRKNKFGLPLDQALEGYRLAREMPGLSPVGVDCHIGSQITELSPFLDALKRVKEFISQLEEEGIKIRYLDLGGGLGIPYRDETPPHPTYYGQALVKELKGLPYTLILEPGRVIVGNAGILVTRVLYTKDTGEKRFVIVDAGMNDLARPSLYGSYHEIVPVRREERETVVVDVVGPICESGDFLARERPLPEVAPGDLLAVMSAGAYGFVMASNYNSRPRPAEVLVKGDQFYLVRERESYDDLIRGEIIPWEDGHA; this is translated from the coding sequence ATGCACCACTTCTGGTATCCCCGCAAGGAGCTCTACTGCGAAAACGTTCCCGTGGGAGAGATAATCGAAAAGTTTGGCACTCCCTGTTACATTTACTCTCTGGCCACCCTGGAACGCCATTATCAGGCCTTCGATCAGGCCTTCTCCTCGGTAGGACATCTGGTCTGTTATTCAGTCAAGGCTAACTCCAACCTGGCCATTCTGGCGGCCCTGGCCCGTCTGGGGGCCGGGGCGGACATTGTTTCCGGTGGGGAACTCTACCGGGCCATTAAGGCCGGTATTCCGGCAAGCAGGATTGTTTTCTCCGGGGTGGGGAAAACAGAGGCTGAGATCGAGGCCGCCCTCAAGAGCGATATCCTCATGTTTAACGTGGAGTCTCTTCAGGAGCTAGAGCTCATCGGTCAGATGGCCAGCCGGATGGGCAAAGAGGCCCGGGTGGCCCTGAGAATCAATCCGGATGTGGACCCCCAGACCCATCCCTATATCTCCACCGGGCTAAGGAAAAACAAGTTTGGTCTCCCTCTAGATCAGGCCCTGGAGGGATATCGTTTGGCCCGGGAGATGCCGGGCCTTTCGCCGGTAGGGGTGGACTGTCATATCGGCTCTCAGATCACCGAGCTGAGCCCCTTTCTCGATGCCCTGAAGAGGGTCAAAGAGTTTATCTCTCAGCTCGAAGAAGAGGGGATCAAGATTCGCTATCTGGATCTGGGAGGTGGTTTGGGGATTCCCTATCGGGATGAGACTCCGCCTCATCCCACTTACTATGGTCAGGCCTTGGTCAAGGAGCTCAAAGGCCTTCCCTATACTCTGATCCTTGAACCAGGCCGGGTGATTGTAGGTAACGCCGGTATCCTGGTGACTCGCGTTCTTTATACCAAGGACACCGGTGAGAAGCGATTCGTTATTGTCGATGCCGGCATGAATGATCTGGCTCGACCTTCCCTTTATGGCTCCTACCACGAGATTGTTCCGGTGCGGCGGGAGGAAAGAGAGACCGTGGTCGTGGATGTGGTTGGGCCCATCTGTGAGTCGGGGGATTTTTTGGCCCGGGAACGGCCTCTGCCTGAGGTGGCCCCAGGGGATCTTTTAGCGGTTATGAGCGCCGGGGCCTATGGCTTTGTCATGGCCTCCAACTATAACTCTCGCCCCAGGCCGGCAGAGGTTCTGGTAAAGGGAGATCAGTTCTATCTGGTTCGAGAAAGGGAGAGCTACGATGATCTAATTCGCGGAGAAATAATCCCCTGGGAGGACGGCCATGCTTAG